Part of the Benincasa hispida cultivar B227 chromosome 11, ASM972705v1, whole genome shotgun sequence genome, aacatacaaatcatatttctttttctattttatggcatttaatataaatcatatttttattaactCCTCTAATCATATAATGCATCAAaaacatcatatcaattatatctcatataattgattcaatttaattattatcatatataatcaaattcctatTGGTAATTTAAAGGcttcaaactaaccaaaaatctgattttcaacttgaaccattgagctaccaaggggactttatggacttgtagcttgaagtttcaacggtatgtgaataactaactaaactctttaattacgagatccaccatctgttaactgtcggtcactccactaaagactgacagctccactcttcacactatagatatatttctgtgtccatataaccaatcaacaatgcgatgacccttcacaaatctaTTGAGAAAGAATACAAACAATTATAGTCTagaagaacagattatgcataacgagtaaattacaacatgcttcttttaagaacaaacaagggatagagtatgtcatacctttgaagaacccttttttCAAATATCCCTTGAGCGTTCGGCAACGTGTCCAACAACACGAACTCATACGCAACAATCATAACTCAATCTCAACAAGCAATTACATGAACCTTAACCCTCAAATAGAActgaacaccaccacaaaggttaccttggtattctcagtgtgagagtctagaagttgtgggctctatgtgactttggatagaggaatggaggaaatgaacgatcgagtaagtggaggaaggaagaagtctatcgtatagacttgatactcgatcgtgtagtaagaagaagcctatcgtatagacttgatactcgattgtgtagtaaGAAGTAAATATCGTATAGTAAGctcgatacttgatcgtttaggctgtGAGATACTATCGTTAGTAAAAGTCTTTTACTCGATAGCTTTTCTTTTTGTGAGACGATACAAAAAATGAACCATCGTTTCTCTTTgatttggaaaaccattttcctttttatcttacagttaccataaactgcaaataacctcccactcaaatcggttattaagaaaaagaataattaattatcacataattaatatattataaataattataataactaacttatcatattatatttataacctatagttttaatattgcaccatatgcaacatataaaccatagttctttttctattttatggcatttaatattaatcatataatatattaatttctccaatcatataatgtatcaaatacattatatcaattatatctcatatagttgattcaatttaattatatcatatataatcaaatttctattgttaatttgaaaacttaaaactaacccaaaatttgattctcaacttaaacccATTGagttatcaaggggaccttatgaacctgtagtttgaagttccaacggtacgtgaataactgactaaactctttaataacgagatccaccatccgttaactgtcgctCACTCCATgaaagactgatagctgcactcttcgcactacagatatatttctgtgttcatataaccaatcaacagtgcgatgacccttcacaaatcgctcgtaagtacaactaggccaatttaccgtttgtccttgtagttacatctaactccttaagtaccactgattcctctaatgaacaataagccatagtcccactatgactgagttctctctttccaagagagggtgtggccactatgctcaagacccgaaatcagttcttaaggaagcaatttatctacttgcccctgctttggggaaggagtgaatttcgtcttgtgtagctgagttcccagctccccaatcagacgaattcccaaaatggtaggcttgttgagttggcaatctggccactctcacccatacaaattaaaggatcggtctcataggcaggatttccttactcactcaggattaaggtcatgtcacctatggtcattctagtgaaatgtaagtctcaattatcaatgacgttatataaagagactaatcatttcgtggtctgttcttatacaaactctttgtacgcTAGCATatttctacatgaatggtcaggattagaccatttttagcactttacaataattgtaacctCTATGAatcgggttgtatccgtagtgtcactaggataaggtatctctcctttatccatctactacaaaccatttaggttattacttaaggcatgatccacttgtatgtctccacatatatgcttaagttacataaaataataacggatcttagtttattggattaagtaaatgcttataaaatagcACTTATTTTAtgaataacaatatgtttacataatgtttacaaactacgaccaagagatttaggacaccaatcccaacggCCAGAAAGATTCCTGCACTTTTTAAGCAACGTTGTTTTGAACAGGGTTGATTACACCCTTaaaactctcctcaacgagttgtagacattACGATACTtactgaaaagcaaggagaagaaggttggtgaggcaaatgttgaagtgtagtaaggggaaggggaacgCACTTGCTAACCTACAACCTGCCACTCCGCGGGGTAGTCAACCAGCACcgattgaaaaggaaaaatgtttccactgtaaccaatATGGGCACTGAAAGCAGAATTGCCCATGCCGGTTGAAAAGACCAAGATGGGCACTAGAAGCGGAACTACCCAAGTTggttaaaggagaagaagaaggccaaggccaatcaaggtaaatgtgatttactagttttggaaacttttttagtggagaatgatgattctgcttggattatagactctggggccactaacaatttttgttcttcttttcaggggattagatcttggtggcagcttgaggctggtgagatgacgatgcaagttGACATCGGACAGTTCGTCTCAGCTGTAGTAGTGGGAGGCctccggttgactttacagaatagatttatcattttgaattatgtgtatgttgttcctgagttaaagaggaacttgatttctgtaaattcattgcttgaatgtaaatacactTTAAATTTTTcagttaataaagtgtttattttgaaagattgtgttgagatatgttcagctaaactggaaaatacattgtatgtgctaagaccgttagcaaaaaattccctccataacatagagatgtttaaaactgtcgtaactcaaaacaaacgacttaaagtttctccGAGCACCTTCATTtggggcacatcaatctcaataggattgagaggctgtgaagaatggacttctaaacgagttagagaaaaattctttacctgtgtgcgagtcatgccttgaaggaaagatgactaaaagaccttttactggaaaaggttatagagccaaagagcctctagaattagtgcatttagacctttgtggtctgacgaatgtgcgagccaggggaggctacgagtattcatcacttttattgatgattattcgaggtatgagtatgtttatttaatgcaacataagtcggaatcctttgaaaagttcaaagagttcaaggctgaagttgagaatgcattagataaacgaattaaaacacttcgatctgatcgaggtggagagtttttagattttgagttccagaactatttaatagaacatggaatcattttcaaactctcagcacctggtacacgttggcaaaatggtgtatcagagaggagaaacagaaccgtattggacatggttcggtcgatgatgagttacgcttccttacctgactcgttttggggttttgtagtagagactgcaacttacatccttaactgtgttcccttcaagagtgctgccagaacacctttggagttatggaatgggtgtaaagctagtttgcgtcacttccgcatatggggtttcccaacacatgtgcttgaggctaatcctaagaaactggaaccacgttcgaggctatgcctttttgtaggccACACCAATGGGACAtaagggggttacttttatgatcctaaggagaacaaggtgtttgtgttgacaaacgCTAGTTTCCTtgagaaggatcatataagggagcatagtccaagaagtaaaatcgtgttgagtgaactttccaaagaaactactgaaacttcaacaagagttgttgaagagtctgctacatcaacaagagttgttgagggtAGTTCATTTAGTCGGGCACATCCAccttaagagttgagggaacctcgacatagtgggagggtttcaaacccacctgttcgctatatgggtttaactgaaatccttgctatggtagccgatggtgaGGTTGAGATtcgttgtcttacaagaagctaatggagaatgttgatagagatgaatgagtcaaagccatggatcttgagatggagtctatgtccTTCAACTCAGTTTGGGTTCTTGTatatcaacctgatggggttaaacctataggtaaatggatctacaagaggaaacggggtgctgatgggaaggtgcaaaccttcaaggctagacttgtggcaaagggttatacccaggtagagggagttgactatatggagactttctcacctgttgcgatgcttaagtctatctgcatcctcTTATCCATtatctcatattatgactatgagatatggaaaatggatgtcaagactgcctttctgaatggtaatcttgaggagaccatttatatggtgcaacccgagggattcatagcccaaggtcaagagcaaaaggtttgcaagctgaattggtccatttatggactgaaacaggcatctcgatcttggaacaaaaggtttgatactgtgattaAATctcatggctttgaccaaaacgttgatgagccttgtgtctacaagaagatcatcaacagttcaatagttttcctagtgttatatgtagatgatatcctactcattaggaatgatgtaggtttactgacttcagttaagacctggctagtgacccaattccaaatgaaagatttgggagaggctcagtttgttcttagGATTCTAATCTTTcgggatcaaaagaacaaagtgctagcactgtctcaggcatcatacattgataaaATGTTGGTTAAGTACTCGATGTAAAACTCCAAAAGGGGATTTTTGCCTTTccggcatggagttacattgtatAAGAagtagtgtcctaagactcctcaagaggttgagtaATTTgatgggtcccctatgcatatgtcgttggcagtttgatgtacgcgatattatgtattagacctaacatctgctatgctgtggggatagtcagtcgatatcagtctaatccaagacagggtcactggacagTCGTAAAAAATATCCCTAGGTAttttcagagaacgagggactacatgcttgtgtatggttctaaggatttgatctttataggatacacagactttaaatttcagactaataaggattctTAGAAATCCACTTccggatcagtgttcactcttaacggaggagctatagtatggcgaaaCACTAAGCAGGAGTGCATCGCTGACTCTACTATGGAGGCCAAATATTTAGTGatttgtgaagctgctaaggaggctgtttggctccgaaagttcctgactgatttagaagttgttccagacatgtctcggcccatcaccctttattgtgataataatggtgttgtgaTGAATTCCCATGAGCCTCAGGgtcacaagcgcgacaagcatattgagcgaaaataccacctcatccgagagattgtgcatctaggggacgtgattgtcacgaagatagcttcggaaCATAACATTGCTGATTCTTTTACGAAGTCTCTCATGACtacagtgtttaagggtcacctgtatagtatgggtctacgagacCATTCGCTGCTGGACTAAGGTAAGTGGAAGATGTTTcattgggccttagtgccctagtttattgttttgtacttgtaatATGATTATCttatacaccccactagctttaggacaagtgggagattgttgtggtcgataccctaaatctcgtagggttctgtagtttgtaaacatctgtataAACAAACatggtgatttataatatgagatattttattcccttcagtctatgaaatataaaatattttagttgcattaaccacaaaccaataaactaagatccctggttatccttgtaacttaagcatgtatgaggagacatacaagtgaatcgtgttttaagtgataatctaaatggtctgtagtatatggataaaggagggaaaccttatcgtagtgacactacgagtgtggcccgttttgtagatgttacaagtgttgtaaagtgctacaaatggtctgatcctgactattcatgtattagacatgcgagcggggatgttCTATAGAAAGGTCTTTATATAAGATcaaaccacaaaatgtttaacctcgttatataacgttgctcatgacagagacttttatttcactaggatgaccataggtaacatgaccttaatccttagtgagttgtgaactcctgcctatgatggcggtcctttgatttgcatgggtgcgagtggccagatcgccgactcaaacctaccactttgtgGATTCgcctgattggggagctgaaaactcaactacacaaaacgaaattcactcattccctgaagcaggggtaagtagataaattgctcctttaagagcttattttgggcttgaacaatgtggcgccacaccttctcttgacccgagaagggtttactcatagtgggactatgatgtattgttcattagaggaattagtggtacttaaggagttaaaagtaaatataggggcaaaatggtaaattggtccaactgtacttatgagcgatttgtgaaggctCATCGTACTGgttattgattatatccaatggacacagaaatatatatgtagtgcgaagagtgcaattttcggtctttagtggagtgtccgaaagttaacaaatggtggatatcgtgattaaagagtttagttagtattcacgtaccgttggagcttcaagctacaggtctataaggtctcattggtagctcaatggattcatgttgaaaatcagtttttgggttagtttgaaatgctcaaattaACGAGAGGGAATTGTTATTAGTtagagggcatttttggaattttggacttaaagtgtaagtgcgggaatttaattgttggcatgAAATTagtcaaattggaaattaatggcaggaactaattttcttttgaaatggaaagaaatttaatagtataaagtggaataaggaaataaattaaatgtaattatacttatttcctttttttgtttttttattattattattattttataaaaatcaaaCTCCCCATTTCTTCCTCACGCAATCCGGCGCCCCCTCCCTCGaaatttctcttcttcttcaacctcacTACACGTGCCCTAGTTGACCCCCACCCCTTCATCGGGTGGCCGCCGCCATTTGCTGCCCAGCCGACCACCGTTCGTCGACCACCGGCCCAGCAATGCCTCTCCAGCTCGAGCCATCATCCTCCGTTAACAGCTACGTCGCCCAGTTGAGGGCGTCGTTTTGTTCATCAACTGCGCATCAGATTCGTCTGACTCTGTCGTTGATTCGATCGATCCAGCCGAGCGATCGTCCAAGCTGCTGCCACCCGAGCCTAAGTCAGTCTCTGCCACTACTTGTTGTCGTTTCCGACCAGCCGTCGGTTCGACCCTCGCCGTCATTCCGTGGGGTTTTTGCCAGAACTTGGAATCTGGGGTATAACGTTTGTATTTTCTTGGATGGTTTTGGTCACTCTTTGGGTTTGGATTTAATTTAGTATAATGTTTATGTTGTAAAGCTTGGATTGAAGTTTCAAGGTGGTAGGACCCGCTGTCCGATAAGATTATATCGGCTCCAGGGAATTTTGAGCGTGTTTGGTAGGTAATGTGAACTTGATGCACTTCATAATGGGTTAATATGTtggaaattgattttaaattccaaattttgGGTTATGAATAGATTGGTATCTCCATGCTAAGCTTCGAACAGATTTCTGGATCATCACATAGTGTGGGTAATTTGTTTTGTGGCAATGATGTACTTTCGTATTTGGAATTTAATCCTAAACGTCGGACTTAATTCTGATTTTGATTCAGGGTGTGATTCAAGAATTTTACTAAGTTAAAGGAGGGTGTGGATTACTTTTTGTTAGATTTGCCagggccaggcattagatgtatattagcatgataaatgaatgttatggcagaatgacagcatgatagattaatagtataacatgattaaagtatgttctgttacgagatccgaattatttatttatgcacatagacacttgaatgctagtatgagatggtatgtgtttccatggttgtatttgatctgatgatgttgaggtatacatgtatgttgtagaaccatgatgttgaggtataagtgtatgttgtagagtcatgatattgaggtttatatgtatgtcatagattcgtacagtgatgattatgatgtgaAGACTGTGCAAATTTCCTTACttattagttagatgcccattagagtttgtgtttccttcgagattcaccagtttgtgtttccttcaagattcaccagtttgtgtttccttcgggattcaccagtttgtatctccttcgggattcaccagaggtagtgggcatacttaactacagtaggataggactcagtttctttcttgtttcatgtgtatatatgtcccatgaggactagagcagtgtATATGtgtcaccagaggtgggtatctagaggacatagatgcctagcctgacccgagtagtagggttacttactgagtattttatattcattctttctcatgttgttgtttcaggtaagggtagagatgcactgacattgttcatggatttgatgaatagggtgttcaaggaattcctcgacacatttgtgattgtttttattgatgacatctTGGTTTATTCCAAGATAGAGGCTGAGCATGAGAAGCATTTGCAGAAATTTTTGGAGACGTTGAGGGCCAAAAGGCTGTATGCTAATTTTTCTAAATGTGAATTTTGGTTGAAGTAGGTGTCCTTCCTAGGGCATGTAGTATCGAAGGAAGGTGTCTCTGTGGATCTTGCAAAGGTTGAGGTAGTTGCGAGTTAGGCTCGTCCAACCACAATCAGTGAGGTGCGCAGTTTCTTGGGGTTAGTAGGCTACTATAGACGATTTATAAAGGACTTCTCTTGCATAGCCATCCCATTGACTTAGTTGACCCAGAAGGGAGCAGCATTTGTTTGGAATGAGGTTTGGGAAAACAGTTTCCAGGACCTCAAGTAGAGGCTGGTTTCAACCCTAGTTCTTACAGTACCGGATGGATCAGGTGGTTTTTTCATTTACAGTGAGGCGTCCAAGAAGGGGTTGGGATGTGTATTGATGCAGTAGGGCACAGTAGTTGCTTATGCTTCACGTCAACTAAAGAAGCATGAACAGAATTATCCCACGCATGACTTGGAGTTAGTAGTAGTGGTTTTTGCTCTCAAGATCTGGAAACATTACttatatggagagaagatacagatcttcatcgaccacaagagtttgaagtactttttcacTCAGAAAGAGTTAAACATGAGCCAAAGAAAGTGGTTGGAGCTGGTGAAGGATTATGACTGTGAAAGTTTGTACCACCCGGGAAAAGCAAATGTAGTGGCAGATGCTCTAAGCAGAAAGGTGGCCCATTCAGCAGCCTTCATTACCAGACAGACTCACTTGTGCAGGGAACTGGAGAGGGCAGAGATTGCAGTGGCTGTGGGAAAGGTCATGGCATAGTTAGCACAATTGTCGGTGCGAATGAGTCTAAGGCAGAAGATTGTTGATGCGCAGCGAGACAACCCTTATCTGGAAGAGAGAGTTCATAGGGTGGAGTCAGGCCAAGATGGAGAATTCTCAGTTTCGGCGGAAGGTGGCCTCTTTTACCAAAGGCGTTTGTGCGTGCCAGCAGTTAGTGATATTAAAGATGAGTTGTTGTCAAAGGCTTATAGTTCCTTATTTTCGATTCACCCCAGCAACACCAAGATGTATCGGGACCTGACATGTTACTACTggtggaatgatatgaaaagagaggTTGCAGAGTTCATCAGTAAGTGCTTGGTGTGCCAACAGGTGAAAGCCCCGAGGTAGAATCCAGCAGGCTTGTTACAGCCATTGAGTGTACCAGAATGGAAGTAGGAACATGTGTCTATGGACTTTATTGTGGGGTTGCCTCGGATCTCAAAGGTTTCACTGTGATATGGATTGTGGTATACAAACTTACGAAGTTAGCATATTTCATACCTGGGAAGTCCACCTTTTTATTGAATAAGTGGGCACAGATATACATGAAGGAGGTGGTGAGATTGCATGGAGTGCTCGTGTCCATCATGCCGGACAGAGACCCCCGTTTCACGTCTAACTTCTGGAAAATTCTCCAGGAAGCTTTGGGGACCCGGTTAGAGTTCATTACAGCTTTCCACCCTCAGACTGATGGGCAGATAGAGAGATTGAATTAGATATTGGAAGACATGTTGCGTGCCTGTGCCATAGAGTTTTCAGGAAGCTGGGATGGTCACTTGCACTTAatggagtttgcttataataatagctaCCAGTCCACTATTGGGATGTCACTCTTTGAGACCTtatatgggaagagttgcagGTCCCCTGTGTGTTGGGACGGGGTAGGAGAGAGGAAATTGTTAGGACCTgaattaatgtttaaaacttacttttaaaaattgcttttcagacttatttattatcctttatgatttatgggtaccctactattattttagtatttgaatttaatgaaagtcctttgaacttaccttatttaattagcatttatttcaccataattGAATGtcattttgagttccatgcatgcatagaaAAGAGATTATCTAGTTTCATCCAAAGTTCAAAAGAATTTTCAATTTCACTAACGcgtctgataacttgtagaaatacatgtTTTGGCTATCTGAGGCGTCTGATATTGTGATTTGCATAGAAAGACTTCGAACAAACAGCGAAGAGCTTGAATGAACTTTTGGCGGGAAGGCTAAGGgttcaaggaagaagaagagagaagaaggaaaaggttTGTCATCTTTTATAGCTCCACatagaagagagagagaagaaggaCAAAGCTGACATGTGTCAGCTGAGGGTGACGTTCTGGCTGCTCATTTAATGTGAATGGGAAGAGACGCTTCTCGGGCCACCCAAACACTTGATTGGTTCATCCCTTCAGAGAATGTCCCTTCATCTTCCAACACATGGGCATGTGTTGGCCTAGCTCTAACGCCATTAACTAAACAGTTTTTCCTAAAGTTTGAATTCTCACTAAGTTGGTTTTATCTATCATTAAAAAAACCATGCAGAATAAGTAATCAGCtacatgaaaagaaaagaaaaacaagaaccAAAGGAAAGATCAAAACAAACGCATGATATAAGAAAGACAAAACAGTAAAGTAGTAAAGCAGCAAAGAAGAAGCGTGCTTAGAGTGCATGTCTTGATTCAAACATAGGGGCGCCTCAACACGAGCCTCAAATAGCCTCACGTAGCTCAACGGGTGATTTTTGGTGTTCCAAGTTTCCTTCAAAGTAGCGCTTTACCCACTAcccatttactttgaatgcGTATATACCATCCTCTCACACAAGTTCCATAGCTCCATGAAGAAAGTTTACCTTAA contains:
- the LOC120090759 gene encoding uncharacterized protein LOC120090759, whose translation is MSLRQKIVDAQRDNPYLEERVHRVESGQDGEFSVSAEGGLFYQRRLCVPAVSDIKDELLSKAYSSLFSIHPSNTKMYRDLTCESPEVESSRLVTAIECTRMEVGTCVYGLYCGVASDLKGFTVIWIVVYKLTKLAYFIPGKSTFLLNKWAQIYMKEVVRLHGVLVSIMPDRDPRFTSNFWKILQEALGTRLEFITAFHPQTDGQIERLN